A segment of the Crassostrea angulata isolate pt1a10 chromosome 10, ASM2561291v2, whole genome shotgun sequence genome:
CAATTATACAGGAATGCTGAGAAGATACCACCCTCTGAACATTTCATCGTACAGGAATACATAGACAAACCTTTACTGTTGGAGGGCTACAAATTTGACTTGCGCATTTATGTTCTTGTGACATCATGTGATCCTTTAAGAATATTCATATTCAATGACGGATTAGTGAGAATGAGTACAGACAAATACGTCAATCCCGCTGACGCCAACCTGGTGAGCTAAAATTACTGATACTTAAAAATTTATGCTAATTGCAAAATCATTTGAAGTTATTGTGTCACATGCAAGATTTGATAAAGTATATCTGGGCTATTTTCGCAAGacacaaaatttgtgaaaataaagtAACTggattattctttttaaagtttcttaaagaaaacaataatgGGTACAATTTCTGCTTAATTCTTTTGTATTTTTGGggatgtaaaaaagaaaaaagccAAAATAAGAGCatcatgaaaataaacaaatatacagTTCATTCTTTATTTACTGCATATATATGTGGTGTCTACAATCTGCAGtttgtttcaatttcttttacgGTAATTTCATTGCAGTTAGATGCATGTGTGATTTATCTCCCCTTTTTGCATTGTTGGGTGGTGGAGGTGGGGGAATGGGGGGAGGGgataattgttttataatttttatgtacAGCTTCATACAGAGTAGGCGTACATCCATTACCAACCAATAGGGGCAGGTGTTTATTTTGTCccctgtttttaaaatttttgttttcttaattgtttattatttgtcTTTCAGAGTAACCTGTACATGCATCTTACAAACTACTCTGTGAACAAACACAATGAATACTATCAGAAAGGCGATTCTGTGGAAACAGGAAGTAAGCGATCAATCCGCTACTTCAACGAATATCTACGTAAAAATGACTTTGACACTATGTTGCTATGGCGACGTATCTATGACATGGTAGTGAAGACCCTCCTGGTGGCCCAGCCCCACCTCTTACATGCCTACCGCATGTGTCGCCCTGGGGCCCCGCCGGGCAGTGATAGCGTGTGCTTTGAGGTGCTGGGTTTTGATGTGCTGATTGACAAGAAGTTAAATCCATGGTTACTTGAGGTAAATACCGGTAGTGTAATTACTATGTAGGAGTAACTGAGCTATCgaatgattttatattcttaattACTATGAATTTTTTATCTGGACACTGCAGTTATAAGTAATCATGGAGCAACAGAAAAATTTGTGTATCTTTAGGGAACTTAACTCTGAATTATATTTGCAGATTAACAGGTCTCCCAGTTTTGGGACAGATGAAAAGATTGactttgatataaaatcagCTCTCATAGAGGACACAGTTCGCCTTCTCAACATCAAGtatgtttatctcaatatgaaagtttaaaaatcataattcagATCAAATGAAGGTTCTTTAATTAGATCTTTAAGGTACAATGATATTTCGATCTATAACCTCCATGGTTATGTTGGTCATATGCTTCCAATAGTTTTTATGGTATACCTATTGCTTTTTCTTTGCAGGCTGAGTGATAAGAGAAGGAATTACTTTGCTCAGAAGGCCGAGGCCCAGAAGAGATTATTTCGGACCACAAAACGAAATGAAGTTGACATGTCTGAATTAGAGAAAAAGAGGCTTAATATAGAAAAACGAAAAGAGGAACTTGTAAGACATTAAACTCCTAGTTAAATGGCTTTTGATTACAGTACATATTATCTATTCTCTTGTAAATCACATTATGCAAGCAATCTTTGTTGAATTAAAATGCATATCTTTGCTGATTTACAGAAAGAGCAGTTAGCAAGAGTGAGAAAAGCCACAGCTCGAGAAGATTTTGAGAATCGGAATGCTGGAAGATTTCGCAGGATATTCCCTTCAGAAGACAAACTGAAGCAGCAGAAATATGTCAACATCATGTCTTCCATATTTGGAGTGGTTATGTCTGGACGGGCCCCTGCAATGCAGAAAGAGATACAGAAAGTGTACAACAACCAATGGAGGGTAAGTCTCTTCCAAATGTACAATCTATAGATATCTAGTTGATCATTGTACCTTGCAGTCATATCTAACAAAAAGAATTCCTTTACAATATAAGaaacttatatgtaaattaagattatCATCCCATTGTCTTACCATCGAAACTGGCAGATATAACAATGTTCCATTACAAAGACGTTTATGTCCTCTATGTACTTTAGATATAgaagatgaatatcattttatattgaaatgtccCTATTACATTAACTTAAGAGAAAAATTCCTtaagaagttttattatattaaaccctctgtctttaaattaattctattattgtcaacacaaaatgtaaaggatttgtgcaatttaggtaaatatattaagaatgcttttgtaatcagaaaacttcatgtataaacttgcctttttcaagtgaccagtatatgtattataacatgtgtatattaattgtatatgtctatgagctgtacagctgttgactaataaacaatacaatactcCTCAAGTCCTAAACATTCAGATCAATGACCACTAACTATCTTTAACTAGCACGCTTTTATGGCAGACATTCATTTTCGCAATTTGAAGTTGAAAGGTTTAACAATCATCTTTTCAATGACATAATTTTTGCTATTTAGACACTGATTGCCAAATTGGGCCCTTAATAGCAATTAACCTGTCATAGATTTGAAAGCAAGGTGAAGGAGCAATCTATTAGCAGGGATATCTGTACTCATTCGGTCATTTTAAGTTCAAGTTATTTTATTTCACTCATAACATATAATGTTACATGAGGTGCAGAAGGATTATATACAAAAAGTATAAGAAAAGCAGGATTTACAAAAAGAAACAGAATAaagtaaacaatgaatttgttttaaagtACACATTTTCATAAGTATTACATGGTTTGAAGATGACATAAGTGTTCTAAATTTTAAGATGTTTGGGTTTTTAAGATAATAATTActagacaatttttttcttacatgtgACAGTGCACTACATtctaaaacataatgaaattcatcgccAATTTGATTGGCATCACATAAGCCGCATTTGCAGTCTTCATGTGGAGTATTGTTCCACCTACCAATTTAAAAACCCAAGAATTCACTTTTTTTCACAGGAGgaagatattttggatatgaTAGCAGAGTGTGAAGCTGATGAAAAAGATGGAAAAGGAGGAGTGAACAAGGTTCAAAGAGGGCCAAAGGTAAGTCAACAAGCCCAGCTTGTCCATCTGTTCAGAGGACTGCAACACCTATTTCTTCAATTTTATAAGAAACCAAGATGATACTAAACTCTTTGTCCTTGTTAAAAAGGGGAATGATGGGAATAACAAACAGGTTTATCCAAAAACATTACGTGGAAAGGTTGGAGATGCTTGCAAACTTAATTTGacacaaaaataaattgaacGAACTGTCAGATTCAGAGTGCAATGGCAACATAGGactaaatgaaacaattgcatGAAAAAATGCTAATGCTAGTGTTTCTAAGCATCTGCATCAAACACTTTGGAATAATGCATGTGCATgatgtttataaatttaaagaaattgagCACATGAAACTAAGCTAATGTTTCCTTTTTTTGACATCATGCAGCCTCTGTCCAGTATGCCAATGAGTGTCCAAAGTCCACCCATGGAGGATGAGTTTGAGTTAGAAGAAGAGGATGAGGAGGCAGAATATGCCTCACCCCCAGGGTCCCCAAGCTTAAACAGGCGGGAGAGCAGACCACCCTCCACCAAGTCTCGCCCTGGGTCACTGCGACCTGACAGCCGGGTCAGTAACGATGCTTCTAGTCTCTGCAATTCACGTCCAAACTCTGGTGTCTCCAGTATGAGGTCACGACCCACCAGCAATATGTCTGCCATGAATTCTAGGTCAAAGTCACTCTCTAGAATTAATGGAAAGCAGTCCATTTTGCAGAGATCCATTATAGTAAGTACAGCAACCTTTTGCTAATGCATCATTTCCAAATTGAACTGCTGTTGAAAATTAATGAACCACTCTGAGTTTCAATAATATTTCAGCCCATCAATgtacaattgaaaaataaaGCTCTTTGGTCAATAAGATACTTTTATGGAAAGTAAATCTGACAACTAAATGTATAATTTGTTTGCCTCTGAACAGGATGACAACTTTTTGATCACTGTTGTGAAAGAGAGGGAAGATGAATTGACAAAGAAAACTCTTCAGGCATTGAATGACATGAGAATAAAATTCCCAGGGAAGACGGATCAAGAGGCAGAGTTCATCCTAGATACTGTAAGTTACACTCCTTATAATGCTCATATTAcaaatactttgatttttcaGTGAATCTATAATGGACCTTCTTTTTAACCAGAGaacttatcttttttttttttagcttcaTGAAAACTGGAAATTCCATAAACCAAGGATTGCTTCATATTGGCTAGTCAAATTGGACTCAATTAAAAGGAGAAAGGTGAGAATGATGTAACCAATAATTGgaatgaaaaaatgtaaaataacatattatatacaataaacTGTGACATATTTTAATAGgtacataattttgaatttaaaactcTGTTCTCAAGGTGATAGACATTGTTCGCTCCAATGTGCGAGCTGTACTTCAGCGGATCTGGCGGATCAGTGATGTGGATAACCTGCGGCTGTACCGGATTTTTACCAGGGTGTTTAACCGTCTGCTGTGGAGTCACGGACAGGGACTGTGGAACTGTTTCTCCACCACAAGGTGACTACAAATATTTGGATTGAATATGTCTCATACAATTGTGAATAGcaaatacaaattatttcaatCTACTTTACTAATTTTTGTAGTCAAGTAAGAAATATGTGATTTGATAACAGGTATAGATATGTAATCTTCTTCAAATTATTGGTATCTTTTATGTAAGACACAATGATTTTCTCCTTGTAAAGCAGAAAAGAGGTTTCAGATATTTCTTATACATTTGTAACTCGtaattctgaatttttttagtCAAAATGGAAGTTGGGAGACCATCTTTAGCAAGAGCTCAGAAAACATTTGTGAGAATGAGTTCAACTGCTGCAGGCGAATCGTTCAGCTGTGTCGGGATTGTCTGCTGATCGTCTATCAGTTTGCTGCTGAAGCCAAGTCCAC
Coding sequences within it:
- the LOC128166437 gene encoding tubulin polyglutamylase TTLL7-like, with protein sequence MPGIKPSASLTSLMMDKQDVTLTSLTQYARRPGATQSSLLQSARQPAPEEKRNTETEEKKAVPAPKKKRKKKHGITANLSGTRYEVIRLVCEKCKFDICKEDDPNSYLIWSDSFVSADRITELKPFQRINHFPGMVEVTRKDCLARNMMKIQRHHAEEFNFVPKTWILPADHSLLQNYAKDLKAKKKYRTFIVKPANGAQGHGIQLYRNAEKIPPSEHFIVQEYIDKPLLLEGYKFDLRIYVLVTSCDPLRIFIFNDGLVRMSTDKYVNPADANLSNLYMHLTNYSVNKHNEYYQKGDSVETGSKRSIRYFNEYLRKNDFDTMLLWRRIYDMVVKTLLVAQPHLLHAYRMCRPGAPPGSDSVCFEVLGFDVLIDKKLNPWLLEINRSPSFGTDEKIDFDIKSALIEDTVRLLNIKLSDKRRNYFAQKAEAQKRLFRTTKRNEVDMSELEKKRLNIEKRKEELKEQLARVRKATAREDFENRNAGRFRRIFPSEDKLKQQKYVNIMSSIFGVVMSGRAPAMQKEIQKVYNNQWREEDILDMIAECEADEKDGKGGVNKVQRGPKPLSSMPMSVQSPPMEDEFELEEEDEEAEYASPPGSPSLNRRESRPPSTKSRPGSLRPDSRVSNDASSLCNSRPNSGVSSMRSRPTSNMSAMNSRSKSLSRINGKQSILQRSIIDDNFLITVVKEREDELTKKTLQALNDMRIKFPGKTDQEAEFILDTLHENWKFHKPRIASYWLVKLDSIKRRKVIDIVRSNVRAVLQRIWRISDVDNLRLYRIFTRVFNRLLWSHGQGLWNCFSTTSQNGSWETIFSKSSENICENEFNCCRRIVQLCRDCLLIVYQFAAEAKSTSQQNSENTDLSSAGTLSSRDKSSTLMVPPNTQTLSQRYSKLYPRADTTAT